A window of Vigna unguiculata cultivar IT97K-499-35 chromosome 4, ASM411807v1, whole genome shotgun sequence contains these coding sequences:
- the LOC114181753 gene encoding probable boron transporter 7 isoform X2, which yields MVPFGGVISDIKGRAACYKHDWTSALFSGIKILAPTFYIFFASALPVIAFGEQLNRDTGGSLSTVETLASTAICGIIQSIFGGQPMLILGVAEPTVIMYTILYQFCIKSPDLGVGMFLPWAGWVCVWTAIMLILLATFNACTVITKFTRLAEELFGMLITVLFFQEAIRGVKGEFETPISEHASAEDHQFQWLYINGLLAVIFSFGILLTAMVSRRARTWRYGTGWMRAIVADYGIPLMVLLWTGLSYTVPNKVPSSVPRRLVCPLPWEPASLYHWTVIMDMGKVPVLYIFAAIIPAIMVAGLYFFDHTVASKMAQQKEYNLQKPSAYHYDMFLLGIMTLICGLLGLPPSNGVLPQSPMHTKSLAVLRRQMIRKKVVKSAQDCIRQQGTGTELYGAMEAVFVEMDSEPSTKDLNDLKEAVMQSSDSNGETPAFDPEKHIDAYIPERVNEQRMSNFLQSLLVGLSIFAVSIIKMIPTSVLWGYFAYMAIDSLPGNQFWERILLLFIAPSRRSKILESPHASFVESVPFKTIALFTVLQCVYFLVCYGVQLIPIGGILFPLPFFLLIPIREYLLPRIFKPADLQELDAAEYEEILGVPNEIKDPSEDDNNAEILDEITTYRGELKHRTVSQRKNRSFNEDKQ from the exons ATGGTACCTTTTGGAGGAGTCATTAGTGATATCAAAGGAAGGGCTGCTTGCTACAAACATGATTGGACCAGTGCATTATTTTCTGGGATTAA GATACTGGCTCCAACTTTCTACATATTCTTCGCTTCAGCTCTTCCTGTTATTGCTTTTGGAGAGCAACTTAACAGGGATACAG GTGGAAGCTTAAGTACAGTTGAAACACTGGCATCAACTGCTATTTGTGGAATTATCCAATCAATATTTGGTGGTCAGCCTATGTTGATTTTGGGAGTTGCTGAACCAACTGTTATAATGTACACTATTCTGTATCAGTTCTGCATAAAAAGTCCAGATCTTGGCGTTGGGATGTTTCTGCCTTGGGCTGGATG GGTTTGTGTGTGGACAGCTATCATGCTGATTTTGCTTGCAACTTTCAATGCCTGCACAGTTATCACGAAGTTCACAAGACTCGCAGAGGAGTTATTTGGCATGTTAATCACTGTCCTTTTCTTCCAAGAGGCTATAAGG GGAGTCAAGGGTGAGTTCGAGACACCCATATCTGAACATGCTTCTGCAGAGGATCATCAATTCCAATGGCTGTATATAAACGGACTACTTGCagtcattttttcttttggaataCTTCTCACTGCCATGGTCAGCAGAAGAGCAAGAACATGGAGATATGGAACAG GGTGGATGAGAGCTATTGTTGCAGATTATGGGATTCCATTGATGGTTCTGCTTTGGACTGGACTATCCTATACTGTACCCAACAAAGTTCCATCTTCTGTTCCTAGAAGGCTGGTTTGTCCACTTCCTTGGGAACCTGCTTCTCTCTATCACTGGACAGTGATAATG GATATGGGAAAGGTACCGGTGCTTTACATCTTTGCAGCAATTATTCCAGCTATTATGGTAGCAGGTTTATACTTCTTTGATCACACTGTAGCTTCTAAGATGGCTCAACAGAAGGAATATAATCTTCAAAAACCAAGTGCTTATCACTATGATATGTTCCTTCTTGGTATAATG ACTCTGATTTGTGGTTTACTTGGCCTTCCTCCATCAAATGGAGTCCTTCCTCAGTCCCCCATGCATACAAAGAGTTTGGCAGTTCTCAGGAGGCAG ATGATCCGAAAGAAGGTGGTAAAAAGTGCCCAGGATTGCATTAGGCAACAAGGAACCGGCACTGAATTATATGGAGCGATGGAAGCTGTGTTTGTAGAAATGGATTCTGAACCAAGT ACTAAAGACTTGAACGATTTGAAGGAGGCTGTAATGCAATCTTCTGATAGTAATGGAGAAACGCCTGCATTTGATCCTGAGAAACACATTGATGCCTACATACCAGAACGTGTTAATGAACAAAGAATGAGTAACTTCTTGCAGTCTCTCCTGGTTGGCCTATCAATTTTTGCCGTTTCTATCATCAAAATGATACCCACTTCAGTTCTGTGGGGATATTTTGCATACATGGCTATTGATAGTCTGCCAGGAAATCAATTCTGGGAAAGAATATTGCTTCTCTTCATTGCACCAAGCCGGCGCAGCAA AATTTTGGAAAGTCCTCATGCCTCGTTTGTGGAATCAGTGCCATTCAAGACCATAGCCTTGTTCACAGTCTTGCAGTGTGTGTACTTTTTAGTATGTTATGGAGTGCAATTGATACCTATAGGAGGAATACTTTTCCCATTACCTTTCTTCCTTCTCATACCCATAAGAGAGTACTTGCTTCCCCGCATATTCAAGCCTGCTGATCTTCAAGAACTAGATGCTGCTGAGTATGAGGAAATTCTTGGAGTTCCAAATGAG ATCAAAGATCCAAGTGAGGATGACAACAACGCAGAGATATTGGATGAGATAACAACTTACAGAGGAGAATTAAAGCATAGAACTGTAAGCCAAAGGAAAAACAGAAGCTTCAATGAAGACAAGCAATAG
- the LOC114181753 gene encoding probable boron transporter 7 isoform X1 has translation MVPFGGVISDIKGRAACYKHDWTSALFSGIKILAPTFYIFFASALPVIAFGEQLNRDTGKTFLQQYVVTFSGQCYAFCSITKHPYHVFIGGSLSTVETLASTAICGIIQSIFGGQPMLILGVAEPTVIMYTILYQFCIKSPDLGVGMFLPWAGWVCVWTAIMLILLATFNACTVITKFTRLAEELFGMLITVLFFQEAIRGVKGEFETPISEHASAEDHQFQWLYINGLLAVIFSFGILLTAMVSRRARTWRYGTGWMRAIVADYGIPLMVLLWTGLSYTVPNKVPSSVPRRLVCPLPWEPASLYHWTVIMDMGKVPVLYIFAAIIPAIMVAGLYFFDHTVASKMAQQKEYNLQKPSAYHYDMFLLGIMTLICGLLGLPPSNGVLPQSPMHTKSLAVLRRQMIRKKVVKSAQDCIRQQGTGTELYGAMEAVFVEMDSEPSTKDLNDLKEAVMQSSDSNGETPAFDPEKHIDAYIPERVNEQRMSNFLQSLLVGLSIFAVSIIKMIPTSVLWGYFAYMAIDSLPGNQFWERILLLFIAPSRRSKILESPHASFVESVPFKTIALFTVLQCVYFLVCYGVQLIPIGGILFPLPFFLLIPIREYLLPRIFKPADLQELDAAEYEEILGVPNEIKDPSEDDNNAEILDEITTYRGELKHRTVSQRKNRSFNEDKQ, from the exons ATGGTACCTTTTGGAGGAGTCATTAGTGATATCAAAGGAAGGGCTGCTTGCTACAAACATGATTGGACCAGTGCATTATTTTCTGGGATTAA GATACTGGCTCCAACTTTCTACATATTCTTCGCTTCAGCTCTTCCTGTTATTGCTTTTGGAGAGCAACTTAACAGGGATACAGGTAAAACATTTCTTCAACAATATGTAGTTACTTTCAGTGGTCAATGCTATGCTTTTTGTTCCATAACCAAGCATCCATATCATGTTTTTATAGGTGGAAGCTTAAGTACAGTTGAAACACTGGCATCAACTGCTATTTGTGGAATTATCCAATCAATATTTGGTGGTCAGCCTATGTTGATTTTGGGAGTTGCTGAACCAACTGTTATAATGTACACTATTCTGTATCAGTTCTGCATAAAAAGTCCAGATCTTGGCGTTGGGATGTTTCTGCCTTGGGCTGGATG GGTTTGTGTGTGGACAGCTATCATGCTGATTTTGCTTGCAACTTTCAATGCCTGCACAGTTATCACGAAGTTCACAAGACTCGCAGAGGAGTTATTTGGCATGTTAATCACTGTCCTTTTCTTCCAAGAGGCTATAAGG GGAGTCAAGGGTGAGTTCGAGACACCCATATCTGAACATGCTTCTGCAGAGGATCATCAATTCCAATGGCTGTATATAAACGGACTACTTGCagtcattttttcttttggaataCTTCTCACTGCCATGGTCAGCAGAAGAGCAAGAACATGGAGATATGGAACAG GGTGGATGAGAGCTATTGTTGCAGATTATGGGATTCCATTGATGGTTCTGCTTTGGACTGGACTATCCTATACTGTACCCAACAAAGTTCCATCTTCTGTTCCTAGAAGGCTGGTTTGTCCACTTCCTTGGGAACCTGCTTCTCTCTATCACTGGACAGTGATAATG GATATGGGAAAGGTACCGGTGCTTTACATCTTTGCAGCAATTATTCCAGCTATTATGGTAGCAGGTTTATACTTCTTTGATCACACTGTAGCTTCTAAGATGGCTCAACAGAAGGAATATAATCTTCAAAAACCAAGTGCTTATCACTATGATATGTTCCTTCTTGGTATAATG ACTCTGATTTGTGGTTTACTTGGCCTTCCTCCATCAAATGGAGTCCTTCCTCAGTCCCCCATGCATACAAAGAGTTTGGCAGTTCTCAGGAGGCAG ATGATCCGAAAGAAGGTGGTAAAAAGTGCCCAGGATTGCATTAGGCAACAAGGAACCGGCACTGAATTATATGGAGCGATGGAAGCTGTGTTTGTAGAAATGGATTCTGAACCAAGT ACTAAAGACTTGAACGATTTGAAGGAGGCTGTAATGCAATCTTCTGATAGTAATGGAGAAACGCCTGCATTTGATCCTGAGAAACACATTGATGCCTACATACCAGAACGTGTTAATGAACAAAGAATGAGTAACTTCTTGCAGTCTCTCCTGGTTGGCCTATCAATTTTTGCCGTTTCTATCATCAAAATGATACCCACTTCAGTTCTGTGGGGATATTTTGCATACATGGCTATTGATAGTCTGCCAGGAAATCAATTCTGGGAAAGAATATTGCTTCTCTTCATTGCACCAAGCCGGCGCAGCAA AATTTTGGAAAGTCCTCATGCCTCGTTTGTGGAATCAGTGCCATTCAAGACCATAGCCTTGTTCACAGTCTTGCAGTGTGTGTACTTTTTAGTATGTTATGGAGTGCAATTGATACCTATAGGAGGAATACTTTTCCCATTACCTTTCTTCCTTCTCATACCCATAAGAGAGTACTTGCTTCCCCGCATATTCAAGCCTGCTGATCTTCAAGAACTAGATGCTGCTGAGTATGAGGAAATTCTTGGAGTTCCAAATGAG ATCAAAGATCCAAGTGAGGATGACAACAACGCAGAGATATTGGATGAGATAACAACTTACAGAGGAGAATTAAAGCATAGAACTGTAAGCCAAAGGAAAAACAGAAGCTTCAATGAAGACAAGCAATAG